A portion of the Natrinema salaciae genome contains these proteins:
- a CDS encoding GNAT family N-acetyltransferase, translating to MAGSRQYPDEPVGPFPSPPTTIEDREGRSIGIRAPTPFTGDTLSDVVDMYDQFDPTDRAQGIPPTGEDRIRNWLETIGEDSVNVVARHDGAVVAHAMLVPDTDDPSAIEHREDIEWELAIFVLQAYQRAGIGTTLLKNLLGHAADSGIERVWLTVERWNNPAIALYERVGFEATGTESFEQEMAILLESESDDDR from the coding sequence ATGGCCGGGTCGCGTCAGTATCCCGACGAGCCGGTCGGTCCCTTCCCCTCGCCGCCGACGACGATCGAGGACCGAGAGGGTCGGTCGATCGGAATACGGGCACCGACGCCGTTCACGGGCGACACCCTCTCGGACGTCGTCGACATGTACGATCAGTTCGATCCGACCGACCGAGCGCAGGGGATCCCGCCGACCGGCGAGGACCGCATCCGAAACTGGCTCGAGACGATCGGCGAGGACAGCGTCAACGTCGTCGCCCGCCACGACGGTGCCGTCGTCGCACACGCGATGCTCGTCCCCGACACCGACGATCCGTCCGCCATCGAGCACAGGGAGGACATCGAGTGGGAGCTGGCGATCTTCGTCCTGCAGGCGTACCAGCGGGCCGGCATCGGGACGACGCTGCTGAAAAACCTGCTCGGCCACGCCGCCGACAGCGGCATCGAGCGGGTCTGGCTGACTGTCGAACGCTGGAACAATCCCGCGATCGCCCTCTACGAGCGCGTCGGGTTCGAAGCAACCGGCACCGAGAGCTTCGAGCAGGAGATGGCCATCCTGCTCGAGTCCGAGAGCGACGACGATCGGTGA
- a CDS encoding universal stress protein, whose translation MKVLLGLGGSDESVKTLRRTIERTRDVGDDLTVVVVDKPESKRAQDEMYQQAVDRLADAGLEEVTVEKLEGDPGSSLVNYAERGEYDQLVIGGGTLSPMGKIQLGPITEFVLLNAPTTVKLVR comes from the coding sequence ATGAAGGTGTTGCTGGGTCTCGGCGGCAGCGACGAGTCGGTGAAGACGCTCCGACGGACCATCGAGCGGACGCGCGACGTCGGTGACGACCTCACCGTCGTCGTCGTCGACAAACCCGAATCGAAACGCGCACAGGACGAGATGTACCAGCAGGCGGTCGACCGGCTCGCGGACGCGGGCCTCGAGGAGGTCACGGTCGAGAAACTCGAGGGCGATCCCGGCAGTTCCCTCGTCAATTACGCCGAGCGGGGAGAGTACGACCAGCTGGTCATCGGCGGCGGTACCCTGAGTCCGATGGGAAAGATTCAGCTCGGCCCGATCACCGAGTTCGTCCTGTTGAACGCGCCGACCACGGTCAAACTGGTGCGATAA